A window of Fusarium falciforme chromosome 1, complete sequence genomic DNA:
TGCGGACTAGAAAAGACATTCAGTGACCGGCCGTCCGATGAGGCAGGAGACTGTGGGCGGTCATCCTCGCCAGCTGTGATAGCCTCAGGCAAGAAATGAGAAGGTGGAGGTCTCGACTCGGTGTCCTCCAGAAGCTCGTCAAAGATATCGGATGGGAGGAGGGCATGCGCGGTAGGGCTCAGAGGTCCGGCGGCTGATCTAAAGTCCGATTCTGACTGGTGATCGTCGGGGTTATCAGCAGTCATATCCATGAACAACCCTGGGCCAAAACCTGCGCGGGTGAAACCAGTCGAAACGGGGAAGCTGTCTTCGGGAATGGCGAATTGGCCGGGCGGAGACGACAGGTTCAGGTTGGAAAGAGAGTTGCTGTTCCCGCTATGCCGCTTGTCCTGAGTTGACAACGGTGGTTCATATTCCAGGGCCGCAGGATCTGCCTGGTTGTAGTAGGCGAGGCCGGATTGGTGTTGAAGGGCTGCCAGTTGTTCCGTCAACGCCCTGATGTGCATATCCAGCTGATGGCCCTTCTTAGTCTCAGCAACCAGCTGGCTGTGCAACTCTTTCCGCCTACTTTCCCACTCCTTTCGAACTTGGGCATCGTTCTCCTTCCACTGCTCGTCGTTGCCCCCTGGGAGTTGCTCCCGGGCAGCCTTAAGGTCTTGAAGCTGCTTCCCCTTGTCTTTCAGCTCGGCTTCCAATTCTGCACACTTCTCTTGAAGCTCCGCGTTTGACTCGTCAAGCTCTTGACCTTGCTTATCGCGGTTGGCTTCCAGCTCCGTCTTCTGTGCATCAAAACCCTCCCTCTCgttcttcatcctctcaaCTTCGCTTTCGAGCTTGGCAATGTTGTCTCGAACCTtggacttcttcttctccttttcaTTCAACTGATCTCGCTTTCTCCCACGCTCCTTCTCTGCAGCACGCATCTGCTCCATAGACGTTCTCACGCCGGATTTGAGCTGTGCGGTCTGGTCTTCCTTTTCCCTCAGAGCTTGTCTCTTGGCATCTTTCTCTGCCTTCAGCTCCTCTTCCTGCTGTCGAAGTTCGCATTCTTCTTTAGCGATCTGAGCAACGATCTCGTCAACCTCCCTTCTCGTAGACTCAAATCGGCGGTTAAGTTCATCCAGAGACAGTTCCGGGCCATCTGACGTGGACGCCCTGATTTGCGGTTGATCCAGGCTCGCGACGGACGGCGAATGTCGCCGATTGACCGTATTTCGTcgctggccaggagcagtCGTGCTCACATCGGAGGTGGACGCGTTGTTACCATCGAGAACGGGGGCCGCTTCAACAGAGGGCACGGGTGGCTTCCTTTGCGAGTCGGCATCGTCGGTTTCGTCCCCAAGTCTAGGGTGGGGGTGATCATTGTTGGCGAAACTTGTGGGCACGCGCGAGTTGCCAAGTTGAGGTTTGCCATCCTTTCCGAAGGTTCGCAGACGAAGAACCTGGCTTCCAGCCTGGAAGTTGTTCGGACCGACGGCTACGACTCGAATGTTGTAAAAATGGTCGGGCTTGAGCCCTGTAACGGTAATGGCAACTTCGTTTCCGGGCGAATCGCCGACTATAGGGGGCCATGTCAGTGGCCACGACAAGGCAATAAGAAGATACACCAGCACCCACCATGAACGCCATTGACTTGAATAGTGTACTTTTGCACAGGTCTGTTGCTATTGGGTCGAGTCCAGCTCAGGGTGGCGGCGTCGGATCGAATGCCAGCAAGCGACACGTCGGGAGGCTCAGGCACGTCGACCCCGAGAATGTTAATGAGGTCAGGGACGGGTTTCCATAGTGTCTGCCACGAGCGATGCAGCAGCCTTGGGATTGGGAAGACAGCAGTTAGCACAAGCAAAGCAGAGAGGAGGAACTATGTATCTGCCGAGGGACATGAGGGGCAGAGGGAGAGGTGACGTGTTGGGCAAAACTCACCAGACGACGGCACCGAGTGTCAGAACCATCTTGAAGTGGTGTATCAGCAGAACATGGATGCGGATATCTAGCAATGCCTCGATGGACGCTGGGGACATATGCTCGAGCAGGCGACGAGGGTCaacgaggagggtgaggctGCAGAGCAGGGCGTAGAGCAAGGCCTTCTGGTAACTGGCGCGAGGGCTATAGACCCACCAGAAGCCGAGGACGCTGAGGATGAGAGTGGTTAAGACGGACAACTCCCATGACATGTTCTCAAGCGCAG
This region includes:
- a CDS encoding Fibronectin type-III domain-containing protein, which codes for MSWELSVLTTLILSVLGFWWVYSPRASYQKALLYALLCSLTLLVDPRRLLEHMSPASIEALLDIRIHVLLIHHFKMVLTLGAVVWLLHRSWQTLWKPVPDLINILGVDVPEPPDVSLAGIRSDAATLSWTRPNSNRPVQKYTIQVNGVHVGDSPGNEVAITVTGLKPDHFYNIRVVAVGPNNFQAGSQVLRLRTFGKDGKPQLGNSRVPTSFANNDHPHPRLGDETDDADSQRKPPVPSVEAAPVLDGNNASTSDVSTTAPGQRRNTVNRRHSPSVASLDQPQIRASTSDGPELSLDELNRRFESTRREVDEIVAQIAKEECELRQQEEELKAEKDAKRQALREKEDQTAQLKSGVRTSMEQMRAAEKERGRKRDQLNEKEKKKSKVRDNIAKLESEVERMKNEREGFDAQKTELEANRDKQGQELDESNAELQEKCAELEAELKDKGKQLQDLKAAREQLPGGNDEQWKENDAQVRKEWESRRKELHSQLVAETKKGHQLDMHIRALTEQLAALQHQSGLAYYNQADPAALEYEPPLSTQDKRHSGNSNSLSNLNLSSPPGQFAIPEDSFPVSTGFTRAGFGPGLFMDMTADNPDDHQSESDFRSAAGPLSPTAHALLPSDIFDELLEDTESRPPPSHFLPEAITAGEDDRPQSPASSDGRSLNVFSSPQGSSHNLPFPQYTESDAQSLNLHASPTAPPATGHRLTSLLSNFQRNRAPKPSDELGPLFGTLKPGQSQSFPQSLEDHEISGAKRRISFSWMKPHAGPESSRTAGSGSKSFSTRRLNPFASSAGALTGDRDSPNSRPASIASTDLPRPSTDSGSIWGVPGDFSLIAKNRMWSANEGRWPSRNPSRRPSIGGSPSNLETSLASAEDEILDVDDLLNPQTSPSQVGVIGSRPPSHRASMSQRLNPAAPTFMGSIFGVREKDSGAEKEKSKGKEKERHRDKSKEGRSKSKEALTPSIEVPPSLDDSPSDSRMSRDTFSVHTQLSVSESHESLNLDSTASNSTDHNAPSHKDPENVVKKLFRKGSSSKFSLSSRLGKDSGLFKKGPGSATFSEKNMSAEHRSSIGDLDELGEDSTPLGRGTESMTSSPSLGTGSFRSKDAKESRMNAWRFGIKKKGKDAPAKEKESMDIERPADTE